One window of Flavobacterium ammonificans genomic DNA carries:
- the infB gene encoding translation initiation factor IF-2, which translates to MSEERVIRINKVLRELNISLERAVDYLKDKGIAIDANPNAKISEREFGILQSQFAGDKGNKEASKEVGEEKRKEKEALRIQREQEVEEKRKQEEERQEVIKAKAVVTGPIQVGKIDLNPKKPETIPTPIEEKVQVSPVAVAQEKTTSDKKEAKPVVVNAPKEAKKSTAEVASDDAPVDETITTQYQKLSGATLTGQTIDLSQFNKPKKKKEDPKITPNKPGAPGAAGAGANAAKNKRKRIVAKPSTPGEPGAPNPNKITPNSGGGFNANRGSKPGFVKGNRPAIVAKVEPTEEEVKNQIRETLEKLQGKGGKSKAAKYRRDKRDTHRQKSDEEQRAIDEGSKTIKVTEFVTVGEIAIMMDVPITKVIGTCMSLGIMVTMNQRLDAETLTIVADEFGYEVEFITVDIEEAIQVVEDKEEDLMYRAPIVTVMGHVDHGKTSLLDYIRKENVIAGESGGITQHIGAYGVTLDSGQKIAFLDTPGHEAFTAMRARGAQVTDIAIIVIAADDDIMPQTKEAISHAQAAGVPIIFAINKVDKPNANPDKIKERLAGMNLLVEDWGGKIQSHDISAKTGLGVKELLEKVLLEAEILDLKSNPNKAAQGTVVEAFLDKGKGYVSTLLVQHGTLKIGDYMLAGKHHGKIKAMHDERGNVVLQAGPSTPVSVLGLDGAATAGDKFNIFEDEKEAKQIASKRSQLMREQSVRTQRHITLDEIGRRIALGQFKELNVILKGDVDGSVEALSDSFSKLSTEEVQINIIHKGVGAITETDVMLASASDAIIIGFNVRPAGNARQLADKEEIDIRYYSIIYAAIDDLKDAMEGMLAPEMKEEVLGTAEIREIFKISKVGSIAGCMVMDGKITRNAKVRIVREGVVVFDGELVALKRFKDDVKEVAKGYDCGIQIKGYNDIEERDVIEAYHEVAIKKKLK; encoded by the coding sequence ATGTCTGAAGAGAGAGTAATAAGAATAAACAAGGTTTTAAGGGAATTAAATATTTCGTTAGAAAGAGCAGTAGATTATCTTAAGGATAAAGGAATTGCCATTGATGCAAATCCAAATGCTAAAATTTCTGAACGTGAGTTTGGTATCTTACAAAGTCAATTTGCGGGCGATAAGGGGAATAAAGAAGCTTCTAAAGAAGTAGGTGAAGAAAAAAGAAAAGAAAAAGAAGCTTTACGTATTCAACGTGAGCAAGAAGTAGAAGAAAAACGCAAACAAGAAGAGGAGCGTCAAGAAGTTATTAAAGCGAAAGCGGTAGTAACGGGTCCTATTCAAGTTGGTAAAATTGATCTTAATCCTAAGAAACCTGAAACCATTCCAACTCCTATTGAAGAAAAAGTACAAGTTTCTCCAGTAGCTGTTGCACAAGAAAAAACTACTTCAGACAAAAAAGAGGCAAAGCCAGTTGTGGTTAATGCACCGAAGGAAGCCAAAAAATCTACAGCAGAAGTTGCTTCAGACGATGCTCCTGTAGACGAGACGATTACAACTCAGTACCAAAAATTATCAGGTGCTACATTAACAGGTCAGACTATTGACTTATCTCAGTTCAATAAGCCTAAAAAGAAAAAAGAAGATCCTAAAATTACTCCAAATAAACCAGGTGCTCCAGGAGCAGCAGGTGCAGGAGCTAATGCGGCTAAAAATAAGAGAAAACGAATTGTTGCTAAGCCATCAACTCCAGGTGAGCCAGGTGCTCCTAATCCAAATAAAATTACGCCTAATTCAGGTGGTGGTTTTAATGCAAACAGAGGTTCTAAGCCTGGTTTTGTTAAAGGAAATAGACCTGCTATTGTTGCTAAAGTAGAACCTACTGAAGAAGAGGTTAAAAACCAAATCCGTGAAACTTTAGAAAAACTTCAAGGAAAAGGAGGAAAATCTAAAGCAGCAAAATATAGAAGAGATAAAAGAGATACGCACCGTCAGAAATCTGATGAAGAGCAAAGAGCTATCGACGAAGGAAGTAAAACAATTAAAGTTACTGAATTTGTTACAGTTGGTGAGATTGCGATTATGATGGATGTGCCTATTACAAAAGTAATTGGTACATGTATGTCACTTGGAATAATGGTAACTATGAATCAACGTTTAGATGCTGAGACATTAACCATTGTAGCTGATGAATTTGGATATGAAGTAGAATTCATAACTGTTGATATTGAGGAAGCAATTCAAGTTGTTGAAGATAAAGAAGAAGACTTGATGTATAGAGCGCCAATCGTTACGGTTATGGGGCATGTCGATCACGGTAAAACATCTTTATTGGATTACATTCGTAAAGAAAATGTTATCGCAGGAGAGTCCGGTGGAATTACTCAGCATATTGGAGCTTATGGAGTTACTTTAGACAGTGGTCAAAAAATCGCCTTTTTAGATACACCAGGTCACGAAGCCTTTACGGCAATGCGTGCTCGTGGTGCTCAAGTTACAGATATTGCTATTATCGTAATTGCTGCCGATGATGATATTATGCCACAAACTAAAGAGGCGATTAGTCACGCTCAAGCTGCTGGTGTTCCAATTATTTTTGCAATCAATAAAGTAGATAAGCCAAATGCTAATCCGGATAAGATTAAAGAAAGATTAGCGGGTATGAACTTACTAGTTGAAGATTGGGGTGGAAAAATCCAATCACATGATATATCAGCAAAAACTGGTTTGGGAGTTAAAGAATTGCTTGAAAAAGTATTATTAGAAGCTGAAATTTTAGATTTAAAATCTAATCCAAATAAAGCAGCTCAAGGAACCGTAGTTGAAGCATTCTTGGATAAAGGTAAAGGATACGTTTCTACATTATTAGTGCAGCACGGAACTTTAAAAATCGGAGATTATATGTTGGCTGGAAAGCATCATGGTAAAATTAAAGCTATGCATGATGAAAGAGGAAATGTTGTATTACAAGCAGGTCCGTCAACACCGGTTTCAGTTTTAGGTTTAGATGGTGCAGCAACTGCTGGAGATAAGTTCAATATTTTTGAAGATGAAAAAGAAGCAAAACAAATTGCATCTAAACGTTCTCAATTGATGCGTGAGCAATCAGTTAGAACACAGCGACATATTACTCTAGATGAGATTGGACGTAGAATTGCATTAGGTCAGTTTAAAGAATTAAATGTAATTCTTAAAGGAGACGTTGATGGATCTGTTGAGGCATTATCGGATTCGTTCTCTAAATTATCTACTGAAGAAGTTCAAATTAATATCATACATAAAGGAGTAGGGGCAATTACAGAAACTGATGTAATGTTAGCTTCTGCATCTGATGCAATTATTATTGGATTTAATGTTCGTCCAGCTGGTAACGCAAGACAACTTGCCGATAAAGAAGAAATTGATATCCGTTATTACTCTATTATCTATGCTGCTATTGATGACTTGAAAGATGCAATGGAAGGAATGTTAGCGCCAGAAATGAAAGAAGAAGTTCTTGGTACTGCAGAAATCAGAGAAATTTTCAAAATTTCTAAAGTAGGATCTATTGCTGGATGTATGGTTATGGATGGTAAGATTACCAGAAATGCTAAAGTTCGAATAGTAAGAGAAGGAGTTGTTGTTTTTGATGGTGAATTAGTAGCTCTTAAGCGTTTTAAAGATGACGTAAAAGAAGTAGCTAAAGGATATGACTGTGGTATTCAAATTAAAGGATACAATGACATTGAAGAAAGAGATGTTATTGAAGCGTATCATGAAGTAGCAATCAAAAAGAAATTGAAATAA
- the nusA gene encoding transcription termination factor NusA, whose product MENLALIDSFSEFKDDKLIDRVTLMAILEDVFRNALKKKYGSDDNFDIIINPDKGDMEIWRRRVIVADEDLDFENEEITLTEARKIEADFEIGEEVSEEVKLIDLGRRAILALRQNLISKIHEHDNTNLYKQFKDIIGEIYTAEVHHVRPRVVILVDDEGNEIVLPKEKQIPSDFFRKGDNVRGIIESVELKGNKPQIIMSRTSDVFLEKLFEQEIPEVFDGLIMVKNVVRIPGEKAKVAVDSYDDRIDPVGACVGMKGSRIHGIVRELGNENIDVINYTSNIQLYITRALSPAKVSSIKINEETKRAEVFLKLEEVSKAIGRGGHNIKLAGLLTGYELDVIREGDVAGGEEDDIELTEFSDEIEEWIIDEFAKIGLDTARSILKQDIEDLVRRTDLEEETILEVVRILKEEFEN is encoded by the coding sequence ATGGAAAATTTAGCATTAATCGATTCATTTTCAGAGTTTAAAGATGATAAACTTATTGATCGTGTAACGCTTATGGCAATTTTAGAAGATGTATTTAGAAATGCATTAAAGAAAAAATACGGTTCAGATGATAATTTTGATATCATTATCAATCCTGATAAAGGAGATATGGAAATTTGGAGACGACGAGTTATCGTTGCAGATGAAGATTTAGATTTTGAAAACGAAGAGATCACACTTACAGAAGCTAGAAAGATTGAAGCCGATTTTGAAATTGGCGAAGAGGTTTCAGAAGAAGTAAAATTAATTGATTTAGGAAGAAGAGCGATTTTAGCTTTACGCCAAAATTTAATTTCTAAAATCCATGAACACGATAATACTAATTTGTACAAACAATTTAAAGATATTATCGGCGAGATATATACTGCTGAGGTTCATCATGTAAGACCAAGAGTTGTAATTTTGGTTGACGATGAAGGGAATGAAATTGTTTTACCTAAAGAAAAACAAATTCCTTCTGACTTTTTCCGTAAAGGAGACAATGTTCGTGGAATCATTGAAAGCGTTGAATTGAAAGGAAATAAACCTCAAATTATTATGTCTAGAACTTCAGATGTGTTCCTAGAAAAATTATTTGAGCAAGAAATCCCAGAAGTTTTTGACGGTTTGATTATGGTTAAAAATGTAGTTCGAATTCCTGGTGAAAAAGCGAAAGTAGCTGTTGATTCTTATGATGATAGAATTGATCCTGTTGGAGCTTGTGTGGGTATGAAAGGATCACGTATTCACGGAATTGTTCGTGAATTAGGGAATGAAAATATTGATGTAATTAATTACACAAGCAATATTCAATTGTATATTACTCGTGCTTTAAGTCCTGCAAAAGTTTCGTCTATTAAAATTAATGAAGAAACGAAGAGAGCAGAAGTATTCTTGAAGTTAGAAGAAGTTTCAAAAGCAATTGGTAGAGGAGGGCATAATATTAAGTTAGCTGGGTTATTAACTGGATACGAATTAGATGTAATTCGTGAAGGAGATGTAGCTGGTGGCGAAGAAGACGATATCGAATTAACTGAATTCTCTGATGAAATTGAAGAATGGATTATAGACGAATTTGCTAAAATAGGTTTGGATACTGCAAGAAGTATTTTAAAACAAGATATAGAAGACTTAGTAAGAAGAACCGATTTAGAAGAAGAAACTATTCTAGAAGTAGTAAGAATATTAAAAGAAGAATTTGAAAATTAA
- the rimP gene encoding ribosome assembly cofactor RimP, translating into MTFKEKVNTLVEECLVDKPSLFLIDLTITDAFKIIVNIDGDNGVALQDCIDVSRAIEGNLDREEQDYSLEVASVGVGSPLKLVRQYKKNVGRTLIVKTSTENIEAELVEANDEFVILSWLAREPKKVGKGKETVQKRLELPYSDIKEAIVTVTF; encoded by the coding sequence ATGACGTTCAAAGAAAAAGTAAATACGCTAGTAGAAGAATGCCTTGTAGATAAGCCAAGTCTTTTTTTAATTGACTTGACTATTACAGATGCTTTCAAAATCATTGTCAATATAGATGGAGACAATGGGGTGGCGTTGCAAGATTGTATCGATGTAAGTCGAGCGATTGAAGGTAATTTAGATAGAGAAGAGCAGGATTATTCATTAGAAGTAGCCTCTGTAGGTGTTGGTTCGCCATTAAAATTGGTGAGACAATATAAAAAAAATGTTGGTAGAACACTGATAGTGAAGACATCAACTGAAAATATTGAAGCAGAATTGGTAGAAGCTAATGATGAATTTGTAATTTTGTCTTGGCTAGCAAGAGAACCAAAGAAAGTGGGTAAAGGAAAAGAAACTGTTCAAAAGAGATTAGAACTTCCTTACTCGGATATTAAAGAAGCAATTGTTACAGTAACATTTTAA
- a CDS encoding thioredoxin family protein, with the protein MSKFGELINTQIPVLIDFYTDWNESSVSMHPVIRDVAAALGDKAKVIKIDVDKNQELAEALRIKGLPTLMIYKEGQMVWRQAGELDANAIINLVQEQL; encoded by the coding sequence ATGTCAAAATTTGGAGAACTTATAAATACTCAAATTCCAGTGTTAATCGACTTTTACACTGATTGGAATGAGTCTTCAGTATCAATGCATCCTGTGATAAGAGATGTGGCTGCTGCATTAGGAGACAAGGCTAAAGTAATTAAAATTGATGTTGATAAAAATCAAGAGCTTGCCGAAGCACTTCGTATAAAAGGGCTTCCAACTCTTATGATTTACAAGGAAGGTCAAATGGTTTGGCGTCAAGCAGGTGAATTAGATGCCAATGCTATTATCAATTTGGTACAAGAACAATTATAA
- a CDS encoding metallophosphoesterase: protein MAFVMILFFLFWGAIEWFAYQSIRTLLQRKKILVAYQIFSFVLAVFFLYTISQFDRSVGQTRQTMLVLAAALLVYIPKMVLSIVMIAEDFFRVGKGSVTYLAKKNRDQPFMASRRKFVSQMGLSLAAIPFISVLYGIFEGKYNFKVIKQPIYFPDLPEEFDGFKITQISDIHSGSFDNPDKINYAIDLINEQNSDIILFTGDIVNTHAKEMLPWIGTFNRIKKPKFGKYSVLGNHDYGEYVSWPTPEAKEANFQAIKNLYGQIDFELLLNEHRVIEKGGQKIALVGVENWGHNFKRAGDINKASNGLSNTDFKILMSHDPSHWDYEVQHHEKNFHLTLSGHTHGMQFGIEIPGYFKWSLAQYVYKQWAGLYENKGRYVYVNRGFGFHAYSGRVGIMPEITVIELKKGNKLV, encoded by the coding sequence ATGGCTTTTGTAATGATCCTTTTTTTTCTCTTTTGGGGTGCAATTGAATGGTTTGCCTATCAATCTATTCGTACACTCTTGCAGCGAAAAAAAATACTAGTAGCATATCAAATTTTTTCCTTTGTTTTAGCTGTTTTCTTTTTGTACACTATATCGCAGTTCGATAGATCTGTAGGTCAAACTAGACAAACTATGCTGGTTTTAGCTGCTGCATTATTAGTTTACATTCCAAAAATGGTTCTATCAATAGTAATGATTGCAGAAGATTTTTTTAGAGTTGGAAAAGGCTCGGTAACCTATTTAGCTAAGAAAAATAGAGATCAACCATTTATGGCTTCCCGAAGAAAATTTGTAAGTCAAATGGGATTAAGCTTGGCTGCAATTCCATTTATCTCAGTGTTGTATGGAATTTTCGAAGGGAAATATAATTTCAAGGTAATTAAACAACCGATTTATTTTCCGGATTTACCTGAAGAATTTGACGGTTTTAAAATCACTCAAATTTCAGACATTCACAGTGGCAGTTTTGATAATCCTGATAAAATTAACTACGCTATTGATTTGATTAACGAACAAAATTCGGATATAATTTTGTTTACTGGAGATATAGTCAATACCCACGCTAAAGAAATGCTCCCATGGATTGGAACATTTAATCGAATTAAAAAACCTAAATTCGGGAAGTATTCAGTTTTAGGGAATCATGATTATGGCGAATATGTTAGTTGGCCAACACCCGAAGCTAAGGAAGCTAATTTTCAAGCGATTAAAAATTTATACGGTCAGATTGATTTTGAATTACTTCTAAACGAACATAGAGTTATAGAAAAAGGGGGACAAAAAATAGCACTCGTTGGAGTTGAGAATTGGGGGCATAATTTTAAGAGAGCAGGCGATATTAATAAGGCTTCAAATGGCCTGTCAAATACTGATTTTAAAATTTTAATGAGTCATGACCCTAGTCATTGGGACTATGAAGTACAACATCATGAGAAAAATTTCCATTTAACATTGTCAGGTCATACCCACGGAATGCAGTTTGGAATTGAAATTCCAGGATATTTTAAATGGAGTTTGGCACAATATGTGTATAAACAATGGGCAGGTCTATATGAAAATAAAGGACGATATGTCTATGTAAATCGCGGATTTGGCTTTCATGCTTATTCTGGAAGAGTAGGAATAATGCCAGAAATTACCGTGATAGAGCTAAAAAAAGGCAATAAATTAGTGTAA
- the polA gene encoding DNA polymerase I yields the protein MSIQKRLFLLDAYALIFRGYYAFIKNPRINSKGLDTSAIMGFMNSLMDVIKREKPDHLAVAFDKGGSDLRNDIYPEYKAHRDATPEAIKIAVPYIQELLRAMHIPIIEVSGYEADDLIGTIAKQAEKQNYQVFMVTPDKDFAQLVSENIFMYKPARMGNGIEIWGIPEVLAKFEIERPEQVIDFLGMMGDAADNIPGLPGVGEVTAKKLLKEFGSMENLLANTDKLKGKMKDNIEANKEKGLLSKTLATILLDCPVQFNETDYELSTPDVEKTDALFNELEFRRMAEQFDAIFRKGESLPAVDEAKLYKKPQPKSEDQFDLFGSAIDEGSEETRHQYYNTLENTEHSYQIIQGDLGIKLLLQNLQNQKSVCFDTETTGLDALHAELVGISFSYEKGKGFYVPFPENQTEAQALIEKFIPFFENENIEKIGQNLKYDLKVLSNYGITVKGKLFDTMIAHYLINPDMRHNMDILSETYLKYAPQSIEALIGKKGKNQKSMRDVPLEDIKEYAVEDADVTLQLSEIFNAELDKTQTKKLFEEIEIPLVGVLASMEKEGINLDVPFLKSLSKELGDDIAQLESRIYEIAGEKFNLASPKQLGDILFDKLKIGGAKQKKTKTGQYATGEEILSYLAKDNEIVSAILDWRSLIKLQNTYVEALPLQVDTKTNRVHTDYMQTVAATGRLSSNNPNLQNIPIRTERGKQIRKAFIPRDENYTLLSADYSQIELRIIAALCGEENMIKAFQQGEDIHKSTAAKVFNVPLEEVTAAQRSHAKTVNFGIIYGVSAFGLSNQTSLSRAESAALIEAYYITYPKLKSYIQDQIESARENGFVQTILGRRRYLKDINSANAIVRGAAERNAVNAPIQGSAADIIKIAMINIHNRLIAENWKSKMLLQVHDELVFDVHNSELEKIKPMIKQEMEHAFKLDVPLEVEIGIGKDWLEAH from the coding sequence ATGTCAATTCAAAAACGTCTTTTTCTACTTGATGCCTATGCATTAATTTTTAGAGGGTATTATGCTTTCATAAAAAACCCAAGAATTAATTCTAAAGGGCTTGATACTTCTGCTATTATGGGGTTTATGAATTCCTTGATGGATGTAATAAAAAGAGAAAAACCAGATCATCTAGCCGTTGCTTTTGATAAAGGCGGAAGTGATTTACGAAATGATATTTATCCGGAGTACAAAGCACATCGTGACGCAACTCCTGAAGCCATTAAAATTGCGGTTCCTTATATACAAGAATTACTTCGAGCGATGCATATTCCTATTATAGAAGTAAGCGGTTATGAAGCAGATGACTTAATTGGCACCATTGCAAAACAAGCGGAAAAACAAAATTACCAAGTATTTATGGTGACGCCCGATAAGGATTTTGCTCAATTAGTTTCTGAAAATATCTTCATGTACAAACCTGCCCGAATGGGTAATGGAATCGAAATATGGGGAATTCCAGAGGTTTTAGCAAAATTTGAAATCGAAAGACCTGAGCAAGTGATTGATTTTCTTGGTATGATGGGCGACGCGGCAGATAATATTCCTGGTTTGCCTGGAGTAGGAGAAGTTACTGCTAAAAAATTATTAAAGGAATTTGGTTCCATGGAAAACTTATTGGCTAATACCGACAAGTTGAAAGGAAAGATGAAAGACAATATTGAAGCCAATAAGGAAAAAGGGCTTTTATCCAAGACTTTGGCGACAATTTTATTAGACTGTCCTGTCCAATTTAACGAAACGGATTACGAATTATCTACTCCCGATGTAGAAAAAACAGATGCTTTATTCAACGAATTGGAATTTCGTAGAATGGCAGAACAATTTGACGCTATTTTTAGAAAAGGAGAATCATTACCTGCAGTTGACGAAGCTAAACTTTATAAAAAACCACAACCAAAAAGCGAAGATCAATTTGACCTTTTTGGTAGTGCTATCGATGAAGGTTCAGAAGAAACGCGTCATCAATATTATAATACATTAGAGAATACGGAACATTCATACCAAATTATTCAAGGCGATTTAGGAATCAAATTATTATTGCAAAACCTGCAAAACCAAAAATCAGTTTGTTTTGACACTGAGACTACTGGATTAGACGCTTTACATGCTGAATTAGTTGGGATTTCGTTTTCATATGAAAAAGGAAAAGGGTTCTATGTTCCGTTCCCAGAAAATCAAACAGAAGCTCAAGCCTTAATTGAGAAATTTATTCCTTTTTTCGAAAATGAAAACATTGAAAAAATAGGGCAAAATTTAAAATACGACTTAAAAGTATTGTCTAATTATGGCATTACTGTAAAAGGTAAATTATTCGATACTATGATTGCGCATTATTTGATCAACCCGGATATGCGTCATAATATGGATATTTTATCTGAAACCTATTTAAAATATGCCCCACAATCTATTGAGGCATTAATTGGTAAAAAAGGGAAAAATCAAAAATCGATGCGCGATGTTCCTTTGGAAGACATCAAAGAATATGCAGTTGAAGATGCTGATGTGACTTTGCAACTTTCAGAAATTTTTAATGCTGAATTAGACAAAACACAGACTAAAAAATTATTTGAAGAAATAGAAATTCCTTTAGTTGGTGTATTGGCAAGTATGGAAAAAGAAGGGATTAATTTGGACGTTCCATTTTTAAAATCACTTTCAAAAGAATTAGGCGATGATATAGCTCAATTAGAAAGTCGGATTTATGAAATTGCGGGAGAAAAATTCAATTTGGCTTCTCCAAAACAATTGGGAGACATTTTGTTTGACAAACTTAAAATTGGCGGTGCCAAACAAAAAAAGACTAAAACAGGTCAATATGCTACTGGTGAAGAAATTTTGAGTTATTTGGCCAAAGACAATGAAATTGTAAGTGCTATTTTAGATTGGCGTTCACTAATCAAATTACAAAACACCTATGTTGAAGCATTGCCTTTGCAAGTAGATACCAAAACGAATCGTGTTCATACCGATTATATGCAAACCGTTGCCGCCACAGGTCGTTTGAGTTCTAATAACCCTAATTTACAAAACATTCCAATTCGAACAGAACGCGGAAAACAAATCAGAAAAGCATTTATTCCAAGAGATGAAAATTACACTTTACTCTCCGCCGATTATTCTCAAATAGAACTTCGAATTATTGCCGCTTTATGTGGAGAGGAGAATATGATCAAAGCTTTTCAGCAAGGAGAAGACATTCATAAAAGTACTGCTGCCAAAGTGTTTAATGTGCCTTTAGAAGAAGTAACTGCAGCACAACGTAGCCATGCTAAAACAGTTAACTTCGGGATTATATATGGTGTTTCAGCTTTTGGTTTAAGCAATCAAACTTCACTTTCTCGTGCTGAAAGTGCTGCGTTAATTGAAGCCTACTACATTACTTATCCAAAACTAAAATCCTACATTCAGGATCAAATTGAAAGCGCAAGAGAGAATGGATTTGTGCAAACTATTTTAGGTCGTCGTCGCTATTTAAAAGACATCAACTCGGCCAATGCCATTGTGCGTGGTGCCGCTGAACGAAATGCGGTCAACGCACCGATTCAAGGTAGTGCTGCTGATATTATCAAAATAGCGATGATCAATATTCACAATAGATTGATTGCAGAAAATTGGAAATCAAAAATGTTACTGCAAGTTCATGACGAATTAGTATTTGACGTTCACAATAGTGAATTAGAAAAAATCAAACCTATGATAAAACAAGAAATGGAACATGCTTTTAAATTAGATGTTCCTTTGGAAGTAGAAATTGGAATAGGGAAAGATTGGCTAGAAGCTCATTAA
- a CDS encoding GLPGLI family protein, with product MKKIFITGLLFFFSVVTWSQKDSVFVVNIKYNYVVRGNEARNVTFKGAYDLFLLPDYGISVFDKEESKSVVLNKSITDSNIATWMPKGNNLSTLFKNYVKNEMFLKRDINFRFFVQKDSLTIFDWDIKEETKTILGYTCQAAKTTFRGRIYEAWFTTALPVSGPWKFDGLPGAILEVNSLDEYVNWTAVAIVAKNQKPDFAVPDNPFLEDKALTWSEFKTLYKEKAIAASKYVTKEGDKLNIVTPRMGIERYIEEDDKDYQADKVLKKIGNGSN from the coding sequence ATGAAAAAAATATTTATCACGGGTTTACTCTTTTTTTTTAGTGTTGTCACTTGGTCACAAAAAGATTCTGTTTTTGTAGTAAATATAAAATACAATTACGTCGTGCGGGGCAATGAAGCCAGAAATGTTACCTTTAAAGGAGCTTATGACTTATTTCTGCTTCCCGATTACGGTATATCTGTTTTTGATAAAGAGGAAAGTAAATCAGTAGTTCTGAATAAGTCAATTACTGATAGTAATATAGCCACTTGGATGCCAAAGGGAAACAATCTTTCAACATTGTTCAAGAATTATGTTAAAAATGAAATGTTTTTGAAAAGAGATATTAATTTTCGATTTTTTGTTCAAAAAGATTCCTTAACTATTTTTGATTGGGATATAAAAGAAGAAACAAAAACAATTCTAGGTTACACTTGTCAGGCGGCTAAAACAACCTTTAGAGGTCGTATTTATGAAGCATGGTTTACAACTGCTTTACCAGTTTCTGGTCCTTGGAAATTTGATGGTTTACCAGGGGCTATTTTAGAAGTAAATTCACTTGATGAATACGTAAATTGGACTGCTGTAGCGATTGTTGCAAAAAATCAGAAACCTGACTTTGCAGTACCGGATAACCCATTTCTTGAAGACAAAGCTTTAACGTGGTCTGAATTTAAAACTCTTTACAAAGAAAAAGCTATTGCAGCCAGTAAATATGTCACAAAAGAGGGAGACAAATTAAACATAGTTACTCCTAGGATGGGCATAGAACGTTACATTGAAGAAGATGATAAAGATTATCAAGCAGATAAGGTGCTGAAAAAAATTGGGAACGGAAGCAATTAA
- a CDS encoding LacI family DNA-binding transcriptional regulator encodes MKAKATLKQIAKELNVSVSTVSKALNDSPEISEQTKIKIKEYAKLKNYKPNVIGLNLKNRKTKTIGVIIPNILNSFFAKVFSGIEKVADEKGYNVIMCISNESLEKEAHTLEMLSNGTIDGFILSVSEEAQKQNEYGHFRDIINDGTPIVMFDRIAEGIDCDKVVVDDFDSALDSTQRLIDLGCKNIVLLSSVDNLSVGKLRFEGYLKALEKNKIPVNNNLIIRTDSEEDLKVRMETVFANNKIDGIFALEENDSVAALKMGLKKGYKIPEELCIIGFADGILASRRLSPSLTTVSQHGIEIGEEAAKLLIKRLEDDSEEEPPYETKVIKTVLKERETTARV; translated from the coding sequence ATGAAAGCTAAAGCAACACTAAAACAAATCGCCAAAGAACTTAATGTTTCTGTTTCTACAGTTTCTAAGGCGCTGAATGATAGCCCAGAAATTAGCGAGCAAACTAAAATCAAAATAAAAGAATACGCTAAACTTAAAAATTATAAGCCAAACGTTATTGGTTTAAATTTAAAGAATAGAAAAACAAAAACAATTGGCGTTATTATTCCAAACATTTTGAATTCTTTTTTTGCAAAAGTTTTTAGTGGAATTGAAAAAGTGGCTGACGAAAAAGGCTACAATGTTATTATGTGTATTTCTAATGAGTCTTTGGAAAAAGAAGCACATACTTTAGAGATGTTGAGTAACGGAACTATTGATGGATTTATTTTGTCGGTTTCTGAAGAAGCTCAAAAACAAAATGAATACGGACATTTTAGAGACATCATCAATGACGGTACTCCTATAGTTATGTTTGATAGAATTGCCGAGGGTATAGATTGTGATAAAGTGGTAGTTGACGATTTTGATTCGGCGCTTGATTCTACTCAACGTTTAATTGATTTAGGATGTAAAAACATTGTTTTACTTTCATCAGTTGATAATTTAAGCGTTGGAAAATTACGTTTTGAAGGGTATTTAAAAGCGTTAGAAAAAAATAAAATTCCGGTTAACAATAACCTTATTATTAGAACTGACTCAGAAGAGGATTTGAAAGTACGTATGGAGACGGTTTTTGCCAATAATAAAATTGATGGCATCTTCGCTTTGGAAGAGAACGATTCAGTTGCGGCTTTAAAAATGGGATTGAAAAAAGGCTATAAAATCCCCGAAGAGCTTTGTATTATTGGATTTGCCGATGGTATTTTAGCTTCAAGAAGGCTTTCGCCAAGTTTAACTACGGTAAGTCAACACGGAATAGAAATTGGTGAAGAAGCGGCTAAATTATTGATTAAACGTTTAGAAGACGATTCGGAAGAAGAACCACCTTATGAAACGAAAGTCATTAAAACCGTTTTAAAAGAACGGGAGACTACTGCAAGAGTATAA